Proteins co-encoded in one Oncorhynchus keta strain PuntledgeMale-10-30-2019 chromosome 36, Oket_V2, whole genome shotgun sequence genomic window:
- the cacul1 gene encoding CDK2-associated and cullin domain-containing protein 1 isoform X3, with translation MEDMEDDYNHNYCANSASGQVLYLRNELSDVPQPLSISPGLATRDVAAQENHSKVCSSSSSSLKFMDSDSSSVSSDTSETDSPSAASIAGKLTLNSASKFQDYRTTYWPNLEKAIDHLLIQNPMDHISISYEQIYSCVYKCVCQQHSELLYKDLILKITTHLQQVSSDLQISPPRNLIENFNIALTRYTDALQCIVPVFIYMNKFYIETKLNRDLREDLMKLFTDHVAEKHVDTLIPLLLEAHSMPFQVRPSTMASVVKGLYTLWPDWAHLAPAVFSGFIPQINPPTVESQLSDYAARDQKLQMELSLNGFPRCSDRQRPGSTQIDKTL, from the exons ATGGAGGACATGGAAGACGACTACAACCATAACTACTGTGCGAACAGTGCCAGTGGACAAGTCCTCTATCTCAGGAATGAACTGTCAGATGTACCCCAGCCCCTATCTATCTCACCGGGTCTAGCCACGCGAGATGTAGCTGCGCAGGAGAACCACTCAAAGGTTTGTTCCAGTTCCAGCAGCAGTTTAAAGTTCATGGATTCAGACTCGAGCAGCGTGAGCAGTGACACCAGCGAGACTGACAGCCCATCGGCGGCGTCCATCGCAGGGAAACTGACCCTGAACTCAGCCTCAAAGTTTC AGGACTATAGAACCACATACTGGCCGAACCTGGAGAAAGCCATTGACCACCTGCTAATACAAAACCCCATGGACCACATCTCCATTTCATATGAGCAGATTTACAG CTGTGTGTACAAGTGTGTTTGTCAACAGCACTCTGAGCTACTGTACAAAGACTTGATTCTGAAGATTACTACCCATCTTCAACAAGTCTCTTCTGATCTTCAA ATTAGTCCACCACGGAATTTAATAGAGAATTTCAACATTGCTCTAACTCGGTACACAGATGCTCTTCAATGCATAGTTCCCGTATTCATCTACATG AATAAGTTCTACATTGAAACGAAGCTAAACCGAGACCTGCGAGAAGATCTCATGAAGCTTTTTACCGATCATGTTGCAGAAAAACATGTAGACACATTAATAC CTCTTCTCCTCGAAGCCCATTCCATGCCGTTTCAAGTCAGACCTTCAACAATGGCCAGTGTGGTCAAAGGCTTGTATACTCTTTGGCCCG ATTGGGCACATTTAGCCCCAGCTGTCTTCTCTGGATTCATTCCTCAAATCAACCCCCCAACAGTGGAATCCCAGCTCTCTGACTATGCTGCTCGTGACCAGAAACTACAAATGGAGCTATCTCTGAATGGTTTTCCAAG ATGCTCTGACCGTCAGCGACCTGGCTCAACCCAAATTGACAAAACACTGTGA
- the cacul1 gene encoding CDK2-associated and cullin domain-containing protein 1 isoform X1, giving the protein MEDMEDDYNHNYCANSASGQVLYLRNELSDVPQPLSISPGLATRDVAAQENHSKVCSSSSSSLKFMDSDSSSVSSDTSETDSPSAASIAGKLTLNSASKFLMNAMTEEDYRTTYWPNLEKAIDHLLIQNPMDHISISYEQIYSCVYKCVCQQHSELLYKDLILKITTHLQQVSSDLQISPPRNLIENFNIALTRYTDALQCIVPVFIYMNKFYIETKLNRDLREDLMKLFTDHVAEKHVDTLIPLLLEAHSMPFQVRPSTMASVVKGLYTLWPDWAHLAPAVFSGFIPQINPPTVESQLSDYAARDQKLQMELSLNGFPRCSDRQRPGSTQIDKTL; this is encoded by the exons ATGGAGGACATGGAAGACGACTACAACCATAACTACTGTGCGAACAGTGCCAGTGGACAAGTCCTCTATCTCAGGAATGAACTGTCAGATGTACCCCAGCCCCTATCTATCTCACCGGGTCTAGCCACGCGAGATGTAGCTGCGCAGGAGAACCACTCAAAGGTTTGTTCCAGTTCCAGCAGCAGTTTAAAGTTCATGGATTCAGACTCGAGCAGCGTGAGCAGTGACACCAGCGAGACTGACAGCCCATCGGCGGCGTCCATCGCAGGGAAACTGACCCTGAACTCAGCCTCAAAGTTTC TAATGAATGCAATGACCGAAGAGGACTATAGAACCACATACTGGCCGAACCTGGAGAAAGCCATTGACCACCTGCTAATACAAAACCCCATGGACCACATCTCCATTTCATATGAGCAGATTTACAG CTGTGTGTACAAGTGTGTTTGTCAACAGCACTCTGAGCTACTGTACAAAGACTTGATTCTGAAGATTACTACCCATCTTCAACAAGTCTCTTCTGATCTTCAA ATTAGTCCACCACGGAATTTAATAGAGAATTTCAACATTGCTCTAACTCGGTACACAGATGCTCTTCAATGCATAGTTCCCGTATTCATCTACATG AATAAGTTCTACATTGAAACGAAGCTAAACCGAGACCTGCGAGAAGATCTCATGAAGCTTTTTACCGATCATGTTGCAGAAAAACATGTAGACACATTAATAC CTCTTCTCCTCGAAGCCCATTCCATGCCGTTTCAAGTCAGACCTTCAACAATGGCCAGTGTGGTCAAAGGCTTGTATACTCTTTGGCCCG ATTGGGCACATTTAGCCCCAGCTGTCTTCTCTGGATTCATTCCTCAAATCAACCCCCCAACAGTGGAATCCCAGCTCTCTGACTATGCTGCTCGTGACCAGAAACTACAAATGGAGCTATCTCTGAATGGTTTTCCAAG ATGCTCTGACCGTCAGCGACCTGGCTCAACCCAAATTGACAAAACACTGTGA
- the cacul1 gene encoding CDK2-associated and cullin domain-containing protein 1 isoform X2 yields the protein MEDMEDDYNHNYCANSASGQVLYLRNELSDVPQPLSISPGLATRDVAAQENHSKVCSSSSSSLKFMDSDSSSVSSDTSETDSPSAASIAGKLTLNSASKFLMNAMTEEDYRTTYWPNLEKAIDHLLIQNPMDHISISYEQIYSCVYKCVCQQHSELLYKDLILKITTHLQQVSSDLQISPPRNLIENFNIALTRYTDALQCIVPVFIYMNKFYIETKLNRDLREDLMKLFTDHVAEKHVDTLIPLLLEAHSMPFQVRPSTMASVVKGLYTLWPDWAHLAPAVFSGFIPQINPPTVESQLSDYAARDQKLQMELSLNGFPRGDQSRKRASEESA from the exons ATGGAGGACATGGAAGACGACTACAACCATAACTACTGTGCGAACAGTGCCAGTGGACAAGTCCTCTATCTCAGGAATGAACTGTCAGATGTACCCCAGCCCCTATCTATCTCACCGGGTCTAGCCACGCGAGATGTAGCTGCGCAGGAGAACCACTCAAAGGTTTGTTCCAGTTCCAGCAGCAGTTTAAAGTTCATGGATTCAGACTCGAGCAGCGTGAGCAGTGACACCAGCGAGACTGACAGCCCATCGGCGGCGTCCATCGCAGGGAAACTGACCCTGAACTCAGCCTCAAAGTTTC TAATGAATGCAATGACCGAAGAGGACTATAGAACCACATACTGGCCGAACCTGGAGAAAGCCATTGACCACCTGCTAATACAAAACCCCATGGACCACATCTCCATTTCATATGAGCAGATTTACAG CTGTGTGTACAAGTGTGTTTGTCAACAGCACTCTGAGCTACTGTACAAAGACTTGATTCTGAAGATTACTACCCATCTTCAACAAGTCTCTTCTGATCTTCAA ATTAGTCCACCACGGAATTTAATAGAGAATTTCAACATTGCTCTAACTCGGTACACAGATGCTCTTCAATGCATAGTTCCCGTATTCATCTACATG AATAAGTTCTACATTGAAACGAAGCTAAACCGAGACCTGCGAGAAGATCTCATGAAGCTTTTTACCGATCATGTTGCAGAAAAACATGTAGACACATTAATAC CTCTTCTCCTCGAAGCCCATTCCATGCCGTTTCAAGTCAGACCTTCAACAATGGCCAGTGTGGTCAAAGGCTTGTATACTCTTTGGCCCG ATTGGGCACATTTAGCCCCAGCTGTCTTCTCTGGATTCATTCCTCAAATCAACCCCCCAACAGTGGAATCCCAGCTCTCTGACTATGCTGCTCGTGACCAGAAACTACAAATGGAGCTATCTCTGAATGGTTTTCCAAG AGGTGACCAGTCTCGCAAGAGAGCCAGCGAGGAGTCTGCATAG